One genomic window of Myxococcaceae bacterium includes the following:
- the ybeY gene encoding rRNA maturation RNase YbeY, which translates to MVTAEISFQGSNLLPRAIRTLVRHRFKKVSIEGAVALTFLDDAEMRQLNFQWRKKDQATDVLSFAAQEGQPMPGLEGILGDIFISVERAQIQALQFGHSLEEELDVLFVHGLTHLQGYDHERSEFEAARQVAAEMVLLESMGANPELALCGRRSRPLRMTPARELIRDALRSGGTHKTADQILDLVRKRKARVGQATVYRTLKLFQSEHWVRAHHFGNSEARFEWVDNPAEHHDHLICEECDQIVEFENLEIEVLQERVAKQKGFRLIHHRMELYGICGDCE; encoded by the coding sequence TTGGTAACTGCTGAAATCTCATTTCAAGGTTCGAATCTACTGCCTAGAGCGATACGAACACTTGTTCGTCATCGTTTTAAGAAGGTTTCGATCGAAGGAGCTGTTGCGCTTACTTTCCTAGACGATGCTGAAATGAGGCAGCTCAATTTTCAGTGGAGAAAGAAGGATCAAGCAACAGACGTCTTGTCATTCGCCGCTCAAGAAGGTCAGCCGATGCCGGGCCTAGAGGGTATTTTGGGAGACATCTTTATATCGGTGGAACGCGCGCAAATTCAAGCTCTTCAGTTTGGGCACTCGCTCGAAGAAGAGCTCGACGTGCTCTTTGTTCATGGATTGACTCATTTGCAAGGCTATGATCACGAACGCAGTGAGTTCGAAGCGGCTCGCCAGGTTGCTGCGGAAATGGTTTTGTTGGAATCGATGGGGGCGAATCCGGAACTCGCCCTGTGTGGGAGGCGATCTCGTCCCTTGCGAATGACGCCAGCACGAGAACTGATCCGGGATGCTCTTCGAAGCGGTGGAACTCATAAAACGGCCGATCAAATTTTGGATTTGGTTCGCAAACGAAAAGCCCGCGTGGGGCAGGCGACCGTGTACCGAACTCTGAAGCTATTTCAAAGCGAACATTGGGTGCGAGCTCATCACTTTGGTAATTCGGAGGCTCGTTTCGAGTGGGTGGATAACCCAGCGGAGCATCATGATCATCTCATTTGCGAAGAATGCGATCAAATTGTTGAATTTGAGAATTTGGAAATCGAAGTTCTACAAGAACGCGTTGCAAAACAGAAAGGATTTCGTTTGATTCACCATCGAATGGAGTTGTATGGAATTTGCGGAGATTGCGAATAG
- a CDS encoding S1/P1 nuclease, with the protein MQILSSIGILALSLTSISASAWYKMGHRVVAQIALNQFSEAEQKQIQDRFGDLVQMADEPDGYRSISTTLSGWHYIDYPLVEEPIQAKISLVEEKNNIVWALKESKRALENHYKKDRNQYPHFSKIFQSNLVHLMGDIHQPLHCISRVTAKFPKGDKGGNLFFVRYQGKKQNLHSLWDSGFGFMDEISENSLIRAAQEIQAEFPKEKKILNEKIDFHAWSKESYEIAKSEAYATPEDQEVSSAYVKQAKSTIKKRLSLAGYRLAAVLRKIIW; encoded by the coding sequence ATGCAGATTTTATCTAGTATTGGAATTCTTGCGCTCAGCTTAACTTCGATTTCAGCGTCTGCTTGGTATAAGATGGGGCACCGTGTCGTTGCGCAGATTGCTTTGAATCAGTTTTCAGAGGCTGAGCAGAAACAAATCCAGGATCGATTTGGAGATCTTGTTCAGATGGCGGATGAGCCTGATGGATATCGATCGATCTCAACGACTCTCTCAGGCTGGCACTATATTGACTATCCTTTAGTAGAGGAACCGATCCAAGCAAAAATCAGTCTGGTCGAAGAAAAAAACAATATCGTTTGGGCGCTGAAGGAATCCAAGCGAGCTCTGGAAAACCATTACAAAAAAGATAGAAATCAGTACCCTCATTTCTCAAAAATTTTTCAATCGAATCTCGTCCACTTAATGGGAGATATTCATCAGCCGCTGCATTGCATCTCTCGCGTGACAGCCAAATTTCCCAAAGGCGATAAGGGAGGAAATTTATTCTTCGTTCGATATCAAGGCAAGAAGCAGAACCTGCATAGCCTTTGGGACAGCGGATTTGGTTTTATGGATGAGATCTCCGAAAATTCATTGATCCGTGCTGCGCAAGAGATTCAGGCCGAATTCCCCAAAGAAAAGAAGATCTTAAACGAAAAAATAGATTTTCATGCCTGGTCTAAAGAAAGCTACGAGATTGCAAAATCCGAAGCCTATGCAACACCCGAGGATCAAGAAGTGAGCTCAGCCTATGTGAAGCAAGCAAAATCGACCATCAAGAAACGCTTGTCACTCGCTGGATACCGTCTGGCGGCTGTTTTGAGGAAGATTATTTGGTAA